A genomic stretch from Salarias fasciatus chromosome 18, fSalaFa1.1, whole genome shotgun sequence includes:
- the nmnat2 gene encoding nicotinamide/nicotinic acid mononucleotide adenylyltransferase 2 — protein MTETNKTHVILLSCGSFNPITKGHIHMFEKAREYLHKTGRFIVIGGIISPVHDSYGKPGLVSSRHRLTMCQLAVQSSDWIRVDPWECYQDTWQPTCSVLEHHRDLMKRVTGCILSNVNTPSSTPVIGQPQNQTTPIYQNHSNMNHKPTAIKVWGKISESLGKICCVRPHIERFTFVDENANLGTAMRYEEIELRILLLCGSDLLESFCIPGLWKDSDTEVIVGDFGIVVVPRDGVDTERIMNHSSILRKYKDNITVVKDANNHPMSIVSSTKSRLALQHGDGHVMDYLCQPVIDYILQSQLYINASG, from the exons aaaaAGCCAGAGAATATCTTCACAAAACGGGACGCTTCATTGTGATTGGAGGGATCATCTCACCAGTACACGACTCCTATGGAAAACCT GGTCTGGTGTCCAGCAGACATCGCCTCACCATGTGTCAGCTGGCCGTTCAGTCCTCTGACTGGATCAG AGTGGACCCCTGGGAGTGTTACCAGGACACCTGGCAGCCCACCTGCAGCGTCCTGGAGCATCACCGTGACCTGATGAAG AGAGTCACCGGCTGCATCCTGTCCAACGTCAACACGCCGTCCAGCACTCCTGTGATCGGCCAGCCCCAGAACCAGACCACGCCCATCTACCAGAACCACAGCAACATGAATCACAAGCCTACGGCCA TCAAAGTGTGGGGGAAGATCAGCGAGAGCCTGGGTAAAATCTGCTGCGTTCGTCCACACATCGAACGCTTCACCTTCGTCG aTGAAAACGCCAACTTGGGAACTGCCATGCGGTACGAGGAGATCG AGTTGCGCATCTTGCTCCTGTGTGGCAGTGATCTCCTGGAGTCCTTCTGCATCCCTGGCCTGTGGAAGGACAGTGAT ACGGAGGTGATCGTGGGTGACTTCGGCATCGTGGTGGTGCCGCGTGACGGCGTCGACACCGAGAGGATCATGAaccactcctccatcctccGCAAGTACAAG gatAACATCACGGTGGTGAAGGACGCCAACAACCACCCCATGTCCATCGTCAGCTCCACCAAGAGCAG ACTGGCGCTGCAGCACGGCGACGGCCACGTCATGGACTACCTGTGTCAGCCGGTCATCGACTACATCCTGCAGAGTCAGCTCTACATCAACGCCTCGGGATAG